The following coding sequences are from one Loxodonta africana isolate mLoxAfr1 chromosome 18, mLoxAfr1.hap2, whole genome shotgun sequence window:
- the LOC100665902 gene encoding keratin-associated protein 16-1, translating to MTGSCCSRKCPSTPAISLCSREVSCRGPICLPSSCRSQTWQLVTCQDGCGSSSCGPQCCQPSCPVSTCAQPVCCEATICEPSCSVSTCAQPACCEATMCEPSCSVSTCAQPVCCEAMVCEPYCSMNTCAQPVCCEATPGEPSCSISRCCQPVCCEATSCQPVLCVPPSCQPVLCEPTCCQPVTCEPSCCSAVCTVPSSCQPVVCEPACCQPVCPSPSCCLSVCSVTSSCQPICCDPSPCEPSCSEASICQPATCVALVCEPVCLRPVCCLSSPCEPSSVSSTCQEPSCCVSSICQPICSDVCAPKPCSQSVCVPSPCQSTSYIVKRCRSISCEPVSCTSTPCQPLCCRPGSSASAIYQPACSRPTFYIPSSCKQPCSTSISYRPIYHSTCSGPITYRQPYVTSISYRPACYRPCYSILRRPAYLTSFSYRPVCSRVPCAESDSCKRDCKKSTSSQPDCADSSPCKDDVSETSPFLPTAAKSMSSTTCEVAAGQPAASKPADS from the exons ATGACtggcagctgctgttccaggaaATGCCCCTCCACACCAGCCATCTCTCTTTGCTCCAGGGAGGTGAGCTGCAGAGGACCCATCTGCTTGCCCAGTTCCTGCCGAAGCCAGACGTGGCAACTGGTGACTTGTCAAGATGGCTGTGGATCATCTAGCTGTGGCCCCCAATGCTGTCAGCCCTCCTGTCCCGTGAGTACCTGTGCCCAGCCTGTGTGCTGTGAAGCCACGATCTGTGAGCCCTCTTGCTCCGTGAGTACCTGTGCCCAACCTGCGTGCTGTGAGGCCACAATGTGTGAGCCTTCCTGCTCCGTGAGTACCTGTGCCCAGCCTGTGTGCTGTGAGGCCATGGTCTGTGAGCCTTACTGCTCCATGAATACCTGTGCCCAGCCTGTGTGCTGTGAAGCCACGCCTGGTGAACCTTCTTGCTCCATAAGCAGATGCTGCCAACCTGTGTGCTGTGAGGCCACCTCCTGCCAACCAGTCCTCTGTGTGCCCCCTTCCTGCCAGCCAGTTCTCTGTGAACCCACCTGCTGCCAGCCAGTCACCTGTGAGCCCAGCTGCTGCTCAGCTGTCTGCACCGTGCCCAGTTCCTGCCAACCAGTGGTCTGTGAGCCTGCTTGCTGTCAGCCGGTGTGCCCATCTCCCAGCTGCTGTCTATCTGTCTGCTCGGTGACCAGTAGCTGCCAGCCTATCTGCTGTGACCCCAGTCCTTGTGAGCCATCTTGCTCAGAGGCCAGTATCTGCCAGCCAGCTACCTGTGTGGCTCTGGTCTGTGAGCCCGTTTGCCTCCGCCCCGTCTGTTGTCTTTCAAGCCCTTGTGAGCCATCTTCTGTCTCTAGCACCTGCCAAGAGCCCTCTTGTTGTGTCTCCAGTATCTGCCAACCCATCTGCTCAGA TGTCTGTGCGCCCAAGCCCTGCTCACAAAGTGTCTGTGTGCCCAGCCCATGCCAATCTACTAGCTACATAGTCAAGCGCTGCCGGTCCATCAGCTGTGAGCCCGTTTCCTGCACTTCCACCCCCTGTCAACCTCTTTGCTGCCGCCCAGGGTCTTCTGCATCTGCCATCTACCAGCCAGCTTGCTCTCGGCCCACTTTCTACATACCCAGTTCGTGCAAACAGCCTTGCAGTACTTCAATTTCCTACCGTCCGATTTACCACTCAACCTGCTCTGGCCCCATCACCTACCGGCAGCCGTATGTGACGTCCATCTCCTACCGCCCAGCCTGCTACCGCCCTTGTTACTCCATCCTGCGCCGCCCAGCCTACCTTACTTCCTTCTCCTACCGTCCAGTCTGCTCCCGTGTGCCTTGTGCTGAGTCTGATTCCTGCAAACGCGATTGCAAGAAGTCCACTTCCAGTCAACCAGATTGTGCTGACTCATCCCCCTGCAAGGATGATGTCTCAGAGACAAGTCCCTTCTTGCCCACTGCTGCCAAATCCATGAGCTCGACCACCTGTGAGGTCGCAGCCGGCCAGCCTGCTGCCAGCAAACCTGCTGACTCCTGA
- the LOC100672251 gene encoding keratin-associated protein 17-1 encodes MGCCPGDCFTCCPQDQDCCEVCCCQPACCGCCGPCCSSCCGCSGCGDSGCGGGCCGSGCGGGCGGCGGGCCGGCCGSSCCGSSGCCGPVCCQPTPVCDTK; translated from the coding sequence ATGGGGTGCTGCCCAGGGGACTGCTTCACCTGCTGCCCTCAAGACCAAGACTGCTGTGAAGTGTGCTGCTGCCAGCCTGCCTGCTGCGGCTGCTGTGGCCCCTGCTGCAGCTCCTGCTGCGGCTGCTCCGGGTGTGGGGACTCTGGCTGTGGCGGAGGCTGCTGTGGCTCGGGCTGTGGGGGAGGCTGCGGAGGCTGTGGAGGGGGCTGCTGTGGGGGCTGCTGCGGCTCCAGCTGCTGTGGCTCCTCGGGGTGCTGTGGCCCTGTGTGCTGCCAGCCCACACCTGTATGCGACACGAAATGA